The stretch of DNA GCTATTGTGGCCGTAGTCTCCTGCACGCTGTTCACCGCCACCCTCTTCCTGCGCAGTATCAATAATGCGCTCAAGCTCGGCACCTACCGCCTCGGCGCCGACATCCTGGTGGTTCC from Nitrospirota bacterium encodes:
- a CDS encoding ABC transporter permease, which codes for MNIPYVAYKNLKRKITRTWLLLAIVAVVSCTLFTATLFLRSINNALKLGTYRLGADILVVP